One window of the Eucalyptus grandis isolate ANBG69807.140 chromosome 6, ASM1654582v1, whole genome shotgun sequence genome contains the following:
- the LOC120294480 gene encoding uncharacterized protein LOC120294480, translating into MFFGFWNIRGIRDPIKRAEIRRFATVNKLCFIRLIETKVPEELFDSISSTLIRGWSWLANYDCAPRGRIWVGWNPDFVEFNPISVSDQVLHGCLKWIPSGVSCYISTVYGEHSFVRCRPLWDDLQHYNEIFQDVAWVVAGDFNAIKDPSDRVGGTTTWIPYFDEFAQCLVQTELTDLRFVGLRYTWSTSAGAARNMRKIDRVLVNNKWNVDFSFFEAAFLSPGISDHTPMVVRVIHPPRRSKPFKFFEFWEKHPDFKSLVQDVWSTSVTGVPMYKLVSKLKMLKARLKLLNQEAFSEVSLRTAEARQALSAIQSDLQDDPANLDLTERERSCRRAFVELRSHEESFYRQKSRIRWLKEGDRNSKFFHHSVKRRQLANRILSIKDPSGTVITDPAVVPQVFTRFFSSLLSPHEALSKPSSEEVKRVIRRPGPPTKFVS; encoded by the coding sequence atgttttttgggTTCTGGAATATAAGAGGCATCCGTGATCCTATTAAGCGTGCCGAGATTAGGCGTTTCGCTACTGTTAATAAGCTTTGCTTCATTAGATTGATTGAGACCAAAGTCCCGGAGGAGCTTTTTGATTCTATTTCCTCCACCCTCATTAGGGGTTGGAGTTGGCTTGCTAATTATGACTGTGCTCCTCGTGGGAGGATTTGGGTCGGGTGGAACCCGGATTTTGTTGAGTTTAATCCCATTTCGGTCAGTGACCAAGTTTTGCATGGCTGTCTTAAGTGGATACCTTCCGGTGTGAGCTGTTATATTTCTACTGTGTATGGGGAGCATTCCTTTGTCCGTTGTCGACCTCTGTGGGATGATCTCCAGCACTACAATGAGATCTTTCAGGATGTTGCGTGGGTTGTTGCCGGCGATTTCAATGCAATCAAAGATCCGTCGGACCGGGTTGGAGGTACTACCACATGGATCCCTTACTTTGACGAATTCGCTCAATGTTTGGTGCAGACGGAGCTGACGGACCTAAGATTTGTTGGCCTTCGGTATACTTGGAGTACGTCGGCTGGTGCTGCTAGAAATATGAGGAAGATAGACCGAGTTCTCGTCAATAATAAGTGGAATgttgatttttccttcttcgAGGCGGCGTTCCTCAGCCCGGGTATCTCTGATCACACGCCAATGGTGGTTAGAGTTATTCATCCTCCCCGTAGGAGTAAGcctttcaagttctttgaattttgggagaAGCACCCGGATTTCAAATCCTTAGTGCAGGATGTGTGGAGTACTTCGGTAACTGGGGTACCCATGTATAAGTTAGTCTCCAAGCTCAAGATGTTGAAGGCTCGCCTAAAGCTCTTAAACCAGGAAGCCTTTTCGGAGGTCTCTCTAAGAACGGCGGAGGCAAGGCAGGCCTTAAGTGCCATTCAATCTGATCTTCAAGATGACCCGGCAAACTTGGATCTTACTGAAAGGGAGAGGAGTTGTCGCCGGGCTTTTGTTGAATTAAGAAGCCATGAAGAGTCTTTTTATAGACAAAAATCGAGAATCAGATGGCTAAAAGAAGGGGATAGGAATTCTAAGTTCTTCCATCACTCCGTGAAAAGGAGACAGCTCGCCAATAGGATTCTCTCTATCAAAGACCCCTCGGGGACGGTAATAACCGATCCAGCGGTGGTACCTCAGGTGTTCACCAGGTTCTTCTCTTCTCTGCTATCCCCTCATGAGGCCTTATCCAAGCCTTCTAGTGAGGAGGTCAAGCGTGTCATTCGCCGTCCCGGACCCCCGACCAAATTCGTATCTTGA